The Acholeplasma laidlawii PG-8A DNA window AAGCGGCATTACCTGAAATTCAACCAACGATATTAGAGCCAATTTTACACCTAACAATCACTGTTAAAGAATCTTATGTTGGTGATGTTATGGGGGATATGAATAAACGTCGTGGTCGTATACTAGGTATGGATCAAGCAGATGGTTACACGGTAATTAATGCATATGTTCCAGAAGCAGAAGTCACTACTTACGCCATAGATTTAAAAGCAATGACTCAAGGTTCAGGACAGTTTGAAAGACGTTTTGATCGTTACGAAGAAGTACCACAACAATTCCAATCCAAGATTATTGAACAATATAAAAAGTAAAAACATATCATTTTAACTACTATAGTATGGAGGAATTAGTCCATGCAGTGTAAAATATGTAGAAATGATATAAAGGTTCAAAGAACTTTTAGAAATTTACTTAAATTTGAATTACCTGGTGTATGTATTCATTGTTTTAAACAACAGATGAATTACTTTCCGTACTTTGTCATACCAATTCAAAATGGCTTATTGCATATATTTGAATTACTTATAACTGATACAAAGCACCCAAATGATTATATTAATTACTTTAGACCATACTACCGTGCATACTTGAATTTAAATATGACGGTAGATGCGGTCTACATAGAAACACTTACATTAAATATCATAGAATTATTCGATCACATGGAATTAGGACATCTCATTATTTTTACAAACAACTTTAAGGAGGATAAAGGTTATGAGATATGAGATCATAGGTAAAAATGGATTCGTTGCTACTGACGCTATTAAAGCGTATGTAGTTAAGAAATTGGACAAAATTGTCAATATGTTTGATGTTAGAGTGATAGACACAGTGCGTGTAGTATTACGCGTCTATAAAGAGTACTCTAAAGTTGAAGTTACAATCCCTGCACCATATATTATTTTAAGAAGTGAAGTTAGAGATCCTGATATGTATGCAGCTATTGACAAGAGTGTAGATAAATTAACTGCACAAATTAGAAGACATAAATCTAAAATTAGACATCATTTTGAAAAACGTGGTCAAGAGGTGTTTTCTACAGAATTTAGTCTAGAAGCAATGGACAAAGAAGTTAAAGCACGTCAATTAGTCAAATCAAAGAAGTTTTCAATTAAACCAATGAGTGTTGAAGATGCGATTGCACAAATGGAATTAAGTGGACATGATTTCTTTATTTTCTTAGATGAAAAAACCAATAATCCTCAAATCGTTTATGCTAGAGAAGATGGCGACTATGCAGTCATAGAAGCTACACCTGAAGTATATAAGTAAATTACGTGAATCAATTAGGGGTTAGCATCTGCTAACCCCTTTTTGTTATAAAGTAAAATTATTATGCAAGTTATGATACAATGTAAACATGTGAAAGGATTTACATGGAAAGATTAAAATATGGTATAAAAAACTCTCGTATATGGCATTTATGTAGTCAAGACATTGAAGTGAATAAATCAATGACACTGGATAACTGGACCAGATATAGAGCAGAATATAGAGAAATATATTATTTGAATGATACAATCAAGTTCTTAGAGGTTGATCATTTTAACCATGTTTTTAAATTTTTTGATGCAAACATCAGAAAGCATAATATAGAAGACTTTAGACGTTATTTTAAGGACTTTCAAAAATATAAGGAAGTCTTTAAATAAAAAAAAACCAAGAAAATAAATTTCTTGGGTAAGTAGTTTAAATATGGAAGGCGTAGCCTAAAACTTGAAATACTAAACATAAATCAAATCCATAAAAATTATAAATCTTTGAAATGAATAAAACTTATAAATCGAATAAACATTTGATACTTAAAGGTATAACGTTTTTAAGAACTTGTGATTCAAAAATACTGACTACGCCTTCAACTGTATTATATTACAAGTATATGCATTTGTAAAGGAAAGCGCTAACATTTTAATAAAAATTATTTTATATAAACAATAAAAAAAGATATCACATGTTGTAAAGTGATATCTTTTTGATTTTTAAGCCTTATTGAACAATGCTTCAACAGCTTCCCAGTTCACAACATTGAAGAATGCTGCAACGTAGTCAGGACGTCTGTTTTGGTAATTTAGGTAATATGCATGTTCCCATACATCTAATCCTAATAATGGAGTACCTTCAGCAAGTGGTGTATCTTGGTTTGGTGTAGAAGTAACTACTAACTTATCACCTTTTTTGATCAACCAAGCCCAACCAGAACCGAATCTAGTTTTAGCAGCATTTGAGAATGCTTCTTGGAATGCTTCAAATGAACCGAATGATTGAGTGATTGCATCCATAAGTTTACCTGCAGGTTTTTTACCATCATTTTTCTTTAATAATGGCCAGAAGAATGCGTGGTTGTAATGTCCACCACCAT harbors:
- the hpf gene encoding ribosome hibernation-promoting factor, HPF/YfiA family; its protein translation is MRYEIIGKNGFVATDAIKAYVVKKLDKIVNMFDVRVIDTVRVVLRVYKEYSKVEVTIPAPYIILRSEVRDPDMYAAIDKSVDKLTAQIRRHKSKIRHHFEKRGQEVFSTEFSLEAMDKEVKARQLVKSKKFSIKPMSVEDAIAQMELSGHDFFIFLDEKTNNPQIVYAREDGDYAVIEATPEVYK
- a CDS encoding superoxide dismutase; translation: MAFTLDKLPYAYDALEPFIDAKTMEIHHGKHHQAYITNLNAALEKHPELHVHTMDDLIVLLADLNKVPVDIQGAVRNNGGGHYNHAFFWPLLKKNDGKKPAGKLMDAITQSFGSFEAFQEAFSNAAKTRFGSGWAWLIKKGDKLVVTSTPNQDTPLAEGTPLLGLDVWEHAYYLNYQNRRPDYVAAFFNVVNWEAVEALFNKA